TGCAAGAGTTTGGTATTGATCCGCACCACATTAAACAAGCAACATTATATACTTTTAGCCCTAAAGTTCGTGTAGTAGACTCTACTGATACAGACCTACGGTATCTTGTGGGCAAACTGGGCAGAGACATTTATACTGAAATTAAAACCAAGGGAAATAGTTTATCGACGATAATCTCACAAGGGCTAAAAACCTTGAGTGAGAGACGAATACTTGTATCGCGTGTTTCACTATCAAATGAAGAATACGAGTTATGCAAAACAGAATGGCTAAGATTAGATTCAATGAGTTTTGAAGCTAAGGAGTCCGATTTGATAACCAAAATCATACAACAAATTGAACCTGAGAACGCATTGGCGCAACTTGTTTATTTTTATAAGGTTAGTGACTACAAGGAAAATAAAGCTGAATTGAACAGATCGCTTATTCGGATAGGGATTCTTGTACTTGTATTGGTTATAATAGCTTTAATGATTTATTTAAAAATTGGCTAAAGATACTGATCTCCTTAATTCTAAAGGTGATAGCTGTGTTTTATGTTATTAATATGGGTACAAAGGTCAGTGTACAGTAAAACACGGCTGTAACCTAATCTACGTTTGTTGTAGCCAAAACTGGGTAATCAATAGTAAAGCACGACTCTTAGAGTTAATAGGCTGAATTAGTATATTTGGAATTCGGATACAGTTAAAATTAAACATAACCTATACATTGATGTCAATTAAAAACCTTAACCTATTACTTATTCTATTTGTATTGATTTTATCTTCATGCAGCGGGTCTGATACTTACCAAGGTAAGTGGAAAGCCACTAACCCCGAAGGGAAGAAGTTTGAGATAGAGTTTTTACCTAAAAACTTTAAGATTAAAGACGAGGCGGGCGATTCGAGCAATTTTGCGTACACACAAAACTCTGTTGAAATTAAGAACTTTGTTGAGACCTACGGCATTAAGCTGAACGATGGCAGGACATACTCCATTCATTTTCCTTTAGCCGAAGATGAAAGTGTAGGAGTTATGATTGATGGTGCAGGAAACCCCGTGTACACCATTTGTAGAAACGAATACAAAATGCTGGACGATATTTATAAACTGAAGTAGACAGATGATGACTGTACAAGAAGTTCTTACCCAACTGGAAGCCCTTGGCAATGCTAAACTGCGCGAACAAAACATAAAGCGTGGCGCGGGCGATAACCAGTTTGGCGTAAAAATGGGCGATATACGCACTGTAGCCAAAAAGATAAAAACCGACCATGCCCTTGCCCTTGAACTTTGGGAAACAGGAAATACAGATGCAAGGCAAGTAGCTATTTTAATTGTGAACCCCAAAAAGCTAACGTACGACGAGATAAGCCACTGGGTAAAATCGGAGAAATATACGTGGGTGGCCGACTGGCTACATTCTTACATACTTAAAGACAGAGCAGATAGGGAAACCCTGCGCCAAGAGTGGATGCAAACCGACGATACAATGGCCGCTCGTGCAGGGTGGAGCCTAACCGCAGGCTGTGTGGCCCGCCAACCCGAGTTGGTAGATATACCCGCATTGCTGGATAGGATAGAAATGGAAATGCCTACCGCTGCGCCCGAAGTGCAATGGACCATGAACACCACCCTTGCCAATATTGGCATACACCATACCCAATACCGCGAACGCGCTTTGGCAATAGGGGAGAAGCTGGGCATTTACCGCGATTACCCCGTTTCTAAAGGCTGTACTTCGCCCTTTGCCCCGATATGGATTGGGGAAATGGTGAGGAGACAGAATGCGTAAAAATTAAAAAATAAATTAAATGCTTTGGGTCATAAAGAACAATTAATACACGCCCTTGATATAGGGAACAGGGTAATAGAATCTTCAAGCTTTTTTGACAAAGACGCAAAACTAAGATTTAAAGAGAGTACAAAGTTTTATAGAGAGTTTTTTGTAAATAATCCTAATATAAATTCTTATCAATTAAAGTCATTAACTAATGATTTTTTAACATACTGGCATGAGAGTATTCACCCTGATACAGAAATATTTTGGGCTGAATTAAAGAAAAACAGTATTGACTTTGAAAGAAAAGACCCTTTGTTATTTGCATTAGATAAAAACCGATTTAGTAATGTGCATCAAGCAATGGAGGCGAGAAAGCACTGGTCTGAGATCAGAAAGCTTGAAATAGTTCTTGAAAGGTTCTCGAAAGAAAATATCGAACATATAGATAGAATTGTCGCTGAAGATGAAAATAAGCGATTAGCTATATTAAATAAGTGTTTGAAAAACAAAAAAATCCCCGAATCTCAATATTTAAAGTTTGGTGAATGTATGGCTTATTTTTCTAATTGTCGGTTGTTTGGTGCATACTTTAGTCCATCTGAAGTTGAAGAACTCTATACGATTTGGAAAAATTTTTAGAACAATTAATGAATTTAATTATTAAAACCAATGCCCACACCTAAATCAAAACTGGTAGAAATAAAAACCAAGCCCACCGCTATGAGCGTGGCGGAGTTTATAAACAACATCAGCGAGGAACAAAAACGCACCGATTGCTTGGTGATTTTAGACCTGATGAAAAAAGCAACAGGGGAGGAGCCTACCATTTGGGGTAACTCAATGATTGGTTTTGGCAATGTGCGGTACAAAAGTCCGGCAACG
The DNA window shown above is from Bacteroidota bacterium and carries:
- a CDS encoding DUF1801 domain-containing protein, which codes for MPTPKSKLVEIKTKPTAMSVAEFINNISEEQKRTDCLVILDLMKKATGEEPTIWGNSMIGFGNVRYKSPATGREVDWFKIGFAPRKANISLYLTMDIKKQGDALAKLGKHKTGVGCLYINKLTDIDMSVLQEMITNSVTK
- a CDS encoding DNA alkylation repair protein, coding for MTVQEVLTQLEALGNAKLREQNIKRGAGDNQFGVKMGDIRTVAKKIKTDHALALELWETGNTDARQVAILIVNPKKLTYDEISHWVKSEKYTWVADWLHSYILKDRADRETLRQEWMQTDDTMAARAGWSLTAGCVARQPELVDIPALLDRIEMEMPTAAPEVQWTMNTTLANIGIHHTQYRERALAIGEKLGIYRDYPVSKGCTSPFAPIWIGEMVRRQNA